From the Caloenas nicobarica isolate bCalNic1 chromosome 2, bCalNic1.hap1, whole genome shotgun sequence genome, the window acaacacaacaactTCAAGGAACTAACATAAACCccataatttattattttcaggaTATCAAGAACAAGAATTCTGTCAAGCCTCGCTGGTAGATCTACTGATgacaggtttttaaaagaaaaacaaaacaaaacaaaacagccctAATCATTGAAACCTGATTCCCCCAAGACAACAAAGCCATTGCATGGAATCAAAGTGTGTTCCTTGCATATGTGCTGTCCCTGGAGGAAACACAAAATAGGTTCATGctagaaacatttttgtagGAGAACTCAGGAGCTGCCTGAAATTCAAGCACCTATAAATGTTATTATAGTTGCAGAACTTCTatggttggaaaggacctctggagattgtCCAGTCCAatctcctgctcagagcagggttaactagagcaggttgctcagtaCCATGTCCAGCTGGGTTCTGAATATCTTCAAGGATGaagactccacaatctctctaGGTAACTTGCTCCAGTGTTTGGCTATCCTcacaataaaaaatgtttcatgtttcATTGAAATGGAGTTTCGTGTCCTTCAGTTTGTGTCCATTAcatcttgtcctatcactgggcaccactgagaagagactGGCTCCATCTTTATTGCCTCCCATCAGTATTTATACAAACTGGTAAGAGCCCCTggaattttctctttccaagCTGAACAGTCCTATCTTAGCCTCTCCTCATATGAAGAGGTTCCAGTTCCTTCATCAACTTAATGGCTCATCGCTGTGCTCCTGATCTGGTACATCCCTTTCTCATTCTGGCAGAGTCCAAGCTGGCCCCAGAGCTCCAGACGTGTCTCACTGGGCTGAGTGAGCAGAGAAGAATCATCTCTTCTGGCAATGGTCTGGAAGAGCACAACACCCTCTGTCATGCCCCCCcggatgctgttggccttttttgCCACAAGGGcgcattgctggctcatgttcaactcgGGTCTACCAGGAGCTCCATGTCCTTTCCTGCCAAGTTGCTTTCCAGCCCATCGgcccccagcctgtgctggtgcaTGGGTTATCCTCCACCAGGTGACAAACTTTGCAGTTCCCTGCATTGACTCCCATCGGCAGATTATTCCAGCTTGTTGAGGTCCCTACCAGCACAACCATCTGAGGTACTGACCCCTCCATACAATTctgtatcatctgcaaacttgctgagggtgcactctgtcTCGTCATCCAGGCCATTAATTAAGATGTTAAGCTGTACTGGGCCCAGTTTCAGTCTCTGGGGTACACGACTAGTGACTGGTCTTCCACTGGACTTAATGCCAATGATCACAAACTTTTGAGCCCAGCGGCTCAgctagttttcatttttcactatCTAGCCTGTATTTCCTCAGTTTCTCTTTGAGGATGTAATGGGAAACAGAGCCAAATCCTCACTAAGGTCAAGATAAGCAACAACCACTGCTGTCCCATCATCCAGCAGCCAGTAATTTCATTGCAGAAGGCTACCAGGTTGGTCAAGTATGATTTCCTcttcataaatccatgctgaTTACTCCCAATCAGCTTCTTGTCCTTCCTATGTTTGGCAATGATTTCCAGAATTATTTGTCTAACTGGCTTGTAGTTTTCCAGATCTTCCTTTTTGGCCATCTAGCAGATAGGAGTTAGATTTGCTCTGCTCCAGTCTTCAGGAATGTCTCCTAATGACCATGACCTTCCAAAGATAATCAAGAGTGACCTCACAATGACATCAGCAAGCTCTATCAGCATTTGTGAGTGCATCCCATCAGGATCCATGAATTTGCATAtgtcttgtttgtttgaatgTTCCCTAACCTGATTaagggcctggagcatcttatgaggagagactgagagatcTGGGTCtgtcaggctggagaagagaaggctgagacaggatcttattaatgtttataaatatctgaatgGTGGATAtcaagaagatgggaccagactcttttcagtggtgcccaatgataggatgaggggcaacaggcacagattgaagcacaggaggttccatctgaacatgaggagaaacttctttactttgagggtgccagagcactggaacaggctgcccagagagcttatggagtctccttctctggagacattcaaaacccacctggacacattcctgtgagATCcgctctggtgaacctgctttagcaggtgggttggactagatgatctccagaggtcccttccaaccccagccattctgtgaatctgtgatCCTTCTCTTCCAACAGCAAGTCTTCCTTGTTCCAAAATTCCCCTTGGTGTCTCttggatgtttattttttaatgtttgagtTTCATCAGGAGCTCTTTGTTTATCCTTGGAGGCATCCTGCCACCTTTGCTCAACTTCCTACTCATTGAGATGGACCCATCTTAAGCTTGAAAAAGGCAATCCTTGAAAAGCACCCAGGTGTCCTGGGCCTCTCTTCTGTAGAGGACCATATCTCATGGAAGTCTTTAAGAAATAAGGAATTAACAAACACAGACATATATGATTTCTTTAGAAGGAGCCAATATTGCTTTGGCAGGAAGGAGTTGTGCTTCACAATTGTGTTGCATTGTATTGGAATTCATTAGGAGCACCAACAGCACATGGATAAGGAGCTAGTTGATATGTTTCCCTTGGGTTTCTGAAGGCATCTGAAAAATCCTTCATTGTGAACTCTGAAAAGGTACTAAGCAGCCATGTTTAAGAGAGAAAATCCTGGGCTGGATAAGTCAAGAGGTAGGAACAGAGGATAAAAGCAAAGTTCCTCTCAACTAGAGGAAGCACCCAGTGATGTTCCCCAGGGTTCTATGCTGCTCAGCACATTCATAAGCAACATGAAAGAGGATGAGCCATAAAATAAACAACTTTGCTGCTGGTGGAGTTATTTAGGACAGTGAGTGCAAGGGCCAGTTACAAACTAGCAGAATGAAATTCAAGGTAAATTGACGTAAAGTTGAGGGAAACAGGCAAAATAATCCTTATAATGTAAAACGGTGGATTCTGAGCTATCAGGCCTGAGATGCTTCTTGATTAGTATTAATTCAATGCTTGTTAACAatcaaaaagcagcaaagcaaatcTTAGAAGTTACATAAAAACAGAATGTCATTGTGACAGCTGACTATGATGTGCCTATATCTTGAGTCCTGTGCAGAGTTCTCATTCCctctcagaaaataatccagtaaAATTGACAGAGACATCTGCAGAGCTGATTACACTTCAAAAGGAGGTCTTGGCCATCCAGTATTCTTCTGTCAAGTATAACAATTTGAAGGGTGCTTGATTTTTCACAAAGACTCAAGTAGCACTCGTTGATGCTAAAGTATCATTAAGCACAAAATATCAACTTTCTAGCAGCTTAAGCAACAGCTACCTAGAttggcaaaataaatacaacacaGAAACCTCTAGAAACTACTAAAAAactttaattccattttttattCTATTCTTTTGAAGATTGGAGAAACAGTTTTATGTAAGGCTTGATGTTAAGCTGAGGTCATTAGAAGGTAATGACTTATTATGATAACTTTCATAAGATATTTCTTGTTTATTAAAAGAAGTTATGGAACATGAAAAATGTAAGCTCTGATCCTataacaattattttaacagaGGAAACACAGGAAATCTATTTCAGTATTTACCTTAGGTTTTTTGATTCCAGACAGCATTTCTTAGTTCCACTTAAGAGGGACAGAAGAGCAAGAAACAGTTAAGCTTAGATATGCTTTATAAACCATTAATTTCCATGACCAACTCGAATACCATAAAGACCTACAGAATCATCTCAAATTCACATAGTTGCTCATTTCCAGGATTTCACAGAGCTAAGAACAGACATAGATCAGAAATCAGCAAATTGGCTCAATTCCTtcaggatttttgttttccagtatgGAAAcaagagggaggaaggggaaaggagaaaaacaatttaaCTGTAACATCACTCTTTCTCCCATCTTAAAAAGAAGCAGGGTCTTTGAGCAGAATGACAATATCAGCTACAGCAGTTGGATCTTCGGAGATCCAGATAAGGGTTGAGATCGACAGATCTATAATTATCAGTTCTGATAAATCAGGGACCAGAGCTCTTTGTCTTCAGCATTGACTACAACAGTTGTTCACCCAGACATCTTACAGCCAGATTAGGAAAGACAGTAGATAAGACAGAAACAGCACAGAGGATAGTTTAACAGTGTATGCTTTGAGCACCTGCAGAGTATCAATATTATTGCTTCAAGCAATCTTCCTCTTCAGTACTTCCAGTATCTTGTCTAATACTGACCCATGCATTACAAAGGGCAAGTAATCCCCCTCTTACCCTGATTTATTAGGTTTTTGTATCTATACATCCTGTCTCcatgttttaccttttttttaaactcctccGGTACCTCAAAAACCTGGGTACTTGTCATTCCACACAAGATGTGCTTATAATACTTCAGATACTAAAGTTTACAATATACCAACTAGCAAGTTGCAACACACCTAGCAGCTTGGAAGTCTTACAAAAGCACAAGTTGTTAATGTATCTTCCTACTCTTAATAGCCTTAGACTGACAAAAAGACTCCTTATTTCAATTGAGATTGGGCAGTTGACATTTTCCGTTTCAGAAACGTCATACTTACTGAAATTAAGTACATctaagaacaagaaaaaaccccactgacacactgtattcatttttctgcattcattGATTTGCGATGCGTACTCATTCCTTGgtaaatgaagaggaaaagatcAAAACCACAAACCTAGCTAGTGTAAAGAACTACTCATATATGAACATTTTAGAAACACCAAAAGGTATTATGTACAAAGAACCTTCCAAAAGCCACCCTTTTTTGTACTTATTTGAAAACAGCTATTTTTATCCACATCACATTCCCTCTGTTTCTCTGAGCAAGGCAGCACAGAACAGCTAAACCAGAAAAAGTCCTATTTGCCAACATCTTGATCCTTGCCTCTATCCCCTCCCACAGTAAAACCCCACACTTCAGTTAAACCTCTTTATTTATAACCTTCTTATAACAaagcagtttcctttttttaaaattaaaaaaaaaaaaagccttttgatTACATGCGAGCTAAATTAGTTATGTTTGGAGGaaaaatggagggaaagaaaagctgacagTAAAAGCAGGGGTAAGAGTCCCTAGGGGCTGCCCCGGAGGGCTCTGAGGCCGGCGAGGAGCTGGGCTGCACCAGGGCGCTCCTCTGCGTTtgccttccagcagcagctgatgaTGCTCTGGAGTCTCTGGCCCACTGGTGACTcgtggaaaacagcagcagccagcgaAGGGCGTAAGTTATAGGCGACCACAGCATAGAGCACATGCTGCCGCTCACCCAGGTAGGGCTGCTCTCGCATGACCATTTGCCAAAGGGTGATAGCAAAGGAGTAGATGTCGGCTTTGGCAGTGACCCTCTCTCCCTTGAGGAGCTCAGGGGCACGGTGTGTGTATGTGCCCCCTTGCTGGCAAACGTGGGGACTCTGGGACAAGCCCTCCTCCAGTTTCTGGGAGCACCCGAAGTCTCCGATCTTGCACACTCCCTGCTCAGTGATGAAGATGTTTGCAGGCTTCAGGTCCAAGTGCACAATGCCCTGTGAGTGAAGAAAGGCTAAGCCGGTCATAACGTCGCAAGAATAGCACACGGTCTCTCGCATGCTCAGGGCCTTCCTTCCACACCCTCCTTCATCGTCCTGTTTCCACACATCGCCGGTGCCATAAATCACATGGTGCAGAGTGATGTTGCCCACGTACTCCATGATGATGGTGCCCAGGCTGTTCTGGCTGGCTGGGGCGCAGGTGCTGGCAGCCACCACACGTACCACATTCTCGTGCTGTAGCCGGGCGACGTTCAGCTCAGCCCAAAAGCTCTGTCGTGATGCCAGCCGGTTTTTGCTGCTCTTCTTCACCTGCTTCACAGCCACAGTTACACCGTGGTAGGTGGCTTTGTAGACAGAACCGAAGcccccagagcccagcagctgcaggagacagACCTGGTCCCAGTCAATGGAGCACCAGGCCAGGCGTGGAGGCAAGCGGCGGGTCCTGGCTGAAAGAGTTTCCCCCAAGAAATGTTTGCTGTCTTTGCCGGGGATAACTAACGGGCTGCTGCACGGTCGCAAATCCGCAGATGGGGAAAACTcgaaaggaagaaaacaattcaGAGGAATAGGTGATGGCAtaataagatggaaaaaaataaaaggcagttaCTAAGACAGAAGACTGGAAAGTTTCCCTGACAGAAAGGGTGCTACAGtggctttcaaagccttttaTCCTCTCTTCACCattctccctcccacccccaaatgAACTGCATCTGTCACAACTAGCTGAATCCAATCAGGCTCACCTGGAAACATTCTCCTCCAGCCCTGAAGTAAATCTCTAGAAAGTCAAGGCAAATGGAtctaaagataaaaaaatattaactcacATGTATTTCACATAATTTCTCatttgaagagaaaagaaagatgttctGCCCATTGATTGCCTCTAGCAAAATGCCCCAGGAGTAAGTAAAGCCGTGATTGGCATATGCATTTCACCGTGGCTCCAGGCAGGAATGATCATCATCAGATGCGTTAAACAGCTCAAAGTCATTGtcagagaaagcagctgaagaGGTGAGTGCTAGCATTTGATGAGCTGATGGCAGGCATAACTGAACATAGAAGTCTGTTTGCAGAGACCTGCCACTTAAACATGACTGGGACAAGGGGACGGGTTTGGCTGCTCGTTTCTGCCCATGCAGGACAGCAAGCTTAATAGCAGCATAAAGACAAACGATTGCTCTGTGTCATCC encodes:
- the MOS gene encoding proto-oncogene serine/threonine-protein kinase mos is translated as MPSPIPLNCFLPFEFSPSADLRPCSSPLVIPGKDSKHFLGETLSARTRRLPPRLAWCSIDWDQVCLLQLLGSGGFGSVYKATYHGVTVAVKQVKKSSKNRLASRQSFWAELNVARLQHENVVRVVAASTCAPASQNSLGTIIMEYVGNITLHHVIYGTGDVWKQDDEGGCGRKALSMRETVCYSCDVMTGLAFLHSQGIVHLDLKPANIFITEQGVCKIGDFGCSQKLEEGLSQSPHVCQQGGTYTHRAPELLKGERVTAKADIYSFAITLWQMVMREQPYLGERQHVLYAVVAYNLRPSLAAAVFHESPVGQRLQSIISCCWKANAEERPGAAQLLAGLRALRGSP